One genomic region from Eptesicus fuscus isolate TK198812 chromosome 4, DD_ASM_mEF_20220401, whole genome shotgun sequence encodes:
- the LOC129148758 gene encoding endogenous retrovirus group K member 13-1 Env polyprotein-like, which produces MLRTPRGRAGYQRGWFATQQSRHPRGRTRTQREGRNVPVYVNNTKLLGGPSNGHLQAHNPVPYNFSAVGEGTPICFSKNVSATGCVTLQGVTFHVNSSTVGWNINVMSLGGLGTGLNASLPRDVLPCERPSGIWEHSVPWERCYTNQAVAFPIQGTNSSIINWSVFNKTSWTQGLYEGLWSVAGGPIQLLLWKLAAALNTVTAVVTYPSSDKNKNWTASSWTVNVTACVPEPYALLVGKVNISHQSQTFNVTCVNCLLTNCIANVPWGEQVVVLHQPAFVIVPVNLSEPWYNDHSLQVWREVTSALSRPRRFIGLLIAGVTALITLIATAAAAAAALTQEVQTAHFVNNLSKNVSTALGTQEAIDRKIEEKLNALYDMVMYLGEEIDGLKVRNKLQCHANYQWICVTPQPYNQSVHGWNKVKAHLSGIWHNANESIDLLKLHEEILDLQSTDPLKVDAAETAKDFLNQLMHMVPSTSDLQHVALTVALVGAVVVGLACLLPFLVRRGISALTLLQAGLHEVKLKAGPQGPLHVV; this is translated from the exons ATGCTCAG GACGCCGAGGGGCCGCGCTGGTTACCAGAGAGGCTGGTTCGCCACGCAACAGTCCAGACATCcgagagggaggaccaggaccCAACGGGAGGGTCGCAACGTCCCGGTTTATGTTAACAATACCAAGCTTCTTGGGGGGCCTTCGAATGGTCACCTCCAGGCGCACAACCCAGTGCCATACAACTTTTCTGCTGTAGGTGAGGGCACTCCTATCTGTTTTTCCAAGAACGTGAGTGCAACGGGCTGTGTTACCCTCCAGGGGGTTACCTTTCATGTCAACAGCTCCACCGTCGGATGGAATATCAATGTGATGAGCCTCGGGGGGTTGGGAACCGGACTGAATGCCTCTCTTCCCCGAGACGTCCTGCCATGTGAAAGACCATCCGGTATATGGGAGCATTCCGTGCCCTGGGAACGGTGCTATACCAATCAAGCTGTTGCCTTCCCGATCCAGGGCACCAACTCATCCATCATCAACTGGTCCGTCTTCAACAAGACCAGTTGGACTCAAGGACTCTATGAGGGACTCTGGAGCGTGGCTGGCGGCCCAATCCAGCTACTACTCTGGAAATTGGCTGCTGCTCTGAACACGGTCACAGCCGTGGTGACCTATCCGTCTAGTGATAAGAATAAGAACTGGACTGCGAGCAGCTGGACAGTTAATGTGACTGCCTGTGTGCCAGAGCCTTATGCCTTGCTAGTGGGGAAGGTGAATATTTCCCATCAAAGTCAGACCTTTAATGTTACTTGTGTAAATTGTCTGTTAACCAATTGTATTGCTAATGTACCTTGGGGAGAACAGGTAGttgttctccaccagcctgcctttgtAATAGTCCCGGTaaatctctctgagccctggtatAATGATCATTCCctccaggtgtggagggaggtgacctCGGCCCTCAGCAGACCCCGGAGGTTCATTGGGTTGCTGATAGCCGGTGTCACGGCCTTGATAACCTTAATTGCcacggctgcagctgctgctgcggcCCTTACCCAAGAGGTACAAACAGCTCATTTTGTCAATAATTTATCCAAAAATGTTAGCACAGCCTTAGGGACACAAGAGGCGATtgatagaaagattgaggagaagctCAATGCTTTATATGACATGGTTATGTACCTGGGGGAAGAGATAGATGGGTTAAAGGTAAGGAACAAATTACAATGCCATGCTAACTATCAATGGATATGTGTTACGCCTCAGCCATACAACCAGTCCGTACATGGCTGGAATAAGGTAAAGGCTCATTTGTCAGGGATCTGGCACAATGCTAACGAATCCATAGACCTACTGAAATTACATGAGGAGATCCTAGATCTGCAAAGTACAGACCCCCTTAAGGTAGATGCGGCAGAAACCGCCAAGgactttttaaatcagcttatGCACATGGTCCCCTCCACCTCTGACCTTCAACATGTGGCCCTTACCGTAGCCCTAGTAGGGGCCGTGGTGGTAGGGCTAGCGtgccttttgccttttctggtaCGCAGAGGAATCAGCGCTTTGACGCTTCTCCAAGCAGGCCTACACGAGGTCAAGCTCAAGGCCGGCCCACAAGGGCCTCTACATGTTGtatag